Genomic DNA from Deinococcota bacterium:
GGTGATGGGCTTAGGGCCTGTTCCTGCTACCCGAAAGGCGCTCGAGCGCGCCAAACTGACCACCGAAGACATCGATCTGGCCGAAGTCAACGAGGCCTTTGCCGCGCAGGCCATCGCGGTAATGCGCGAACTGGACTTGAGTGAGGACATCACCAACGTCAACGGCGGAGCCATCGCGCTCGGCCACGCTCTGGGTTCGTCCGGCTCGCGTCTGCTGACCACCCTCATTCACGAGATGCAGCGCCGAGCAGTGGGGGGGGCAAGGATGCGCTACGGTCTGGTCACCCTCTGCGTGGGCGTCGGTCAGGGTGAAGCGACCATTATCGAGCGGTTGTGATCTGGCCGTCTAGGCCCTCGAGCCGGTGCCGGTGTCTGACTCTGCCATGCTTTTAGGATAGAGAGAATAGAGGGAGGCATAAAGAAACCCCGACACGCCTAGCTCGCGTCCGGCGGCCGGCGGCGCAAGAGGGCGCTCACGGTCTTGTGGCCGCCGCCCGTCTCGTGGTGGTCCGCGCTCACCTCGACGTTCAAAACCTGGACCTCCTCGCGCTCGCCGCCCTGCTCGAGGGTGGGATGGCTGTCGCCGGCAATAAAGGCTCTAAGCGCGTAGGCCACCGCCTCGGCGCTCGCGCCCAAATCCGCTTCGGTCGCGAACCACAACATGTCGTCGCTGCCGTTACCGTCGCTGCCGTCGCTGCCGTTGCTGCCGGACACCCGGCCCCGGTAGCCTGCCAAGCTGCTGTTCGTCCTGCTGTTCGTCTCGGTCATGCTCCATCCTTGCACGTTCTCCGGGTTGTTCTAGCGATCTGCAAGAACGAGCGAAGGCTCGACGGCTTGTTATACTCTCCCCGTGTTTCGCAGAAAGCCCCAGCCGGAGCGGCCGGTAGGCCGTCCCTGGCTCACCGACGAGCCCCGAGAATCCGACATCCACGTCGTCTACGTGCGGCTCCTCGACACCGGTCAGCAGTGGCGTTCGCTGAGGACTAACCGCGTTTTCGACGTGTCCTTCGCGGACGCGCTCGTTACGGCCAGAATCGGCGACCGCGCCTATCTGCGCTACCTCACGCCCACGCAGTTAGCCTTTGTGCGCGACCCCGAGTTCGCGTACGGCCCCGAGCTCGAGTACGGCGATGACATTTAGCCGTGCTCACCGCCAGACCCTTTTCCTCGCTCGCCCGCGTCTACGACGCCATCATGGAGGACGTGGACTACGACGGCTGGGCGGGTTTCGTCCTGGACACGGTGCGGGCCGAGGGCTGGCGGGGCCGGCGCGTGCTCGACCTCGGCTGCGGCACGGGCAACTCCACCTTTCCCTTCTTCATGCGCGGCTACGAGGTGACCGGCCTCGACGCCTCGGCGGAGATGCTGGCCGTAGCCCAAGACAAGCTGCCGCCCGTCCCCTTCGTGCAGGGCGACTTTACCACCTTTGCTCTGGACACGCGCTTCGACCTCGTCGTGTCCATCTTCGACTCGCTCAACAACCTGCTCACGCTCGAGGCCCTTTTGATAACGGCGCGGCGCGCCCACGAGCACCTGACGCCCGGCGGCTACCTCATGTTCGACGTGAACACCACCGCAGGCCTGCGCGAACTCTGGCAAGGTGACCGCGCCGAGGGCTGGGTGGGGGAGATCTACTACCTGTGGCGGCATTCCTTCGACGAGGCGAGCGGCCTGGCCAAGGTCGAGGCCTACTGCCGCTCGCCTGAGGGCGAGTTTACCGAGGTTCATCTCGAGCGCCCCTACGACCCGCCCGAACTCCGCACGCTGCTCGCCGAGGCGGGCTTTGAGGGCGTTCGCATCCTCAGCTATCCGGGTGGCGAAGAGGCCGACGAGGAGGCGGAGCGGGTCTGGGTGGTTGGACGGAAACAGGGCTGAGGGCTGGAGCCCAGGAGGTGACTTTTCCCTAACCCCTAGCCCCTAATCGAGTCCCGCCGCCTCCCG
This window encodes:
- a CDS encoding class I SAM-dependent methyltransferase, giving the protein MLTARPFSSLARVYDAIMEDVDYDGWAGFVLDTVRAEGWRGRRVLDLGCGTGNSTFPFFMRGYEVTGLDASAEMLAVAQDKLPPVPFVQGDFTTFALDTRFDLVVSIFDSLNNLLTLEALLITARRAHEHLTPGGYLMFDVNTTAGLRELWQGDRAEGWVGEIYYLWRHSFDEASGLAKVEAYCRSPEGEFTEVHLERPYDPPELRTLLAEAGFEGVRILSYPGGEEADEEAERVWVVGRKQG